One Solanum lycopersicum chromosome 4, SLM_r2.1 DNA window includes the following coding sequences:
- the LOC101256476 gene encoding nuclear transcription factor Y subunit B-4-like, with product MDLGGGNGSGGFHGYRRFPQTTSADGIATLNQAIPTTNHLNDNNNASVPDDSECTVREQDRFMPIANVIRIMRKTLPPHAKISDDAKETIQECVSEFISFVTGEANDRCQREQRKTITAEDVLWAMSKLGFDDYIEPLTMHLHRYRECDGGDRGSLRGEPLMLMKSRGAMVDPAASTSIGNNMTHVNYPLPPNFTMTHHHHGYYTYAHMTNDNVATNSQANLDEANNNVESFGEHNK from the exons ATGGATCTTGGAGGAGGCAATGGTAGTGGAGGTTTTCATGGCTACCGTAGGTTCCCACAAACAACTTCCGCTG ATGGCATTGCCACACTCAACCAAGCCATTCCCACAACCAACCACCTAAACGATAACAACAACGCCTCAGTCCCAGACGATTCTGAATGCACCGTCCGTGAGCAGGACCGATTCATGCCAATAGCAAACGTGATCCGAATCATGCGAAAAACCCTACCTCCACATGCCAAGATATCAGACGACGCGAAAGAGACCATCCAAGAATGCGTGTCCGAGTTCATCAGCTTCGTTACGGGTGAAGCCAACGACCGGTGCCAGCGCGAGCAACGCAAGACTATCACGGCCGAGGACGTGCTCTGGGCCATGAGCAAGCTAGGGTTCGATGACTACATCGAACCCCTGACTATGCACCTGCACCGTTATCGGGAGTGCGATGGCGGTGACCGTGGCTCCCTCAGAGGGGAGCCACTCATGCTGATGAAGTCGCGGGGTGCTATGGTTGACCCCGCGGCTTCAACTAGCATTGGTAACAACATGACACATGTTAATTATCCCTTGCCACCTAATTTCACAATGactcatcatcatcatggtTACTATACTTATGCACACATGACTAATGACAATGTTGCTACAAATTCTCAGGCTAATCTTGATGAGGCAAATAATAATGTTGAATCATTTGGGGAGCATAATAAGTAG